From a single Nicotiana tomentosiformis chromosome 2, ASM39032v3, whole genome shotgun sequence genomic region:
- the LOC117279633 gene encoding uncharacterized protein: MKNLQVARGSESLDYEDLCIHPDVDIPVGYKAPKFDIFDGTGKALTWYTHQDLRNWREWQDMAEYFMNHFRFNTKITPDRFALVNLQKKLSESFQEDARRWRSEDSRAQPPLDDSELTKYFIRAQEGIYFEKMMGMMGQKFRELVKMGDF; this comes from the exons ATGAAAAACCTTCAGGTCGCTCGAGGGAGCGAAAGTCTAGATTATGAGGATTTGTGTATACATCCTGATGTAGACATACCGGTAGGGTACAAGGCTCCAAAGTTTGACATCTTTGATGGGACAG GGAAGGCACTTACTTGGTACACTCATCAAGATCTCAGAAACTGGAGGGAGTGGCAGGATATGGCAGAATATTTCATGAACCATTTCCGattcaacacaaaaattacccCTGATAGGTTTGCCTTGGTAAACTTGCAGAAGAAGCTGTCAGAATCATTTCAAGAAGATGCACGCCGATGGAGGTCGGAGGACTCCAGAGCACAACCCCCGTTAGATGACAGTGAGTTGACTAAGTACTTCATCAGGGCTCAAGAAGGAATCTACTTTGAGAAAATGATGGGCATGATGGGGCAGAAGTTCCGTGAACTTGTTAAGATGGGAGACTTTTAG